The following proteins come from a genomic window of Sulfitobacter indolifex:
- a CDS encoding acyl-CoA dehydrogenase codes for MKNLRTDLLTKPIYRWAKKALPALSQTESEALTAGEVWWEAELFSGNPDWSKLQAVKAPRLSAEEQTFFDGPVQEFCAMIDDWKINHEAADLPPEAWAFLRDKKFFGMIIPKSHGGLGFSAFAHSEVVRFISSRSVAAAVTVMVPNSLGPGELLHQFGTEAQKDHWLPRLADGRELPAFGLTSAEAGSDASAMVDEGVIEKGMWQGEEVLGIRLNWAKRYITLAPVCTVLGLAFQLRDPDSLLGDTPDIGITCALVPTDLAGVETGRRHLPSSTMFMNGPTTGKDVFIPLDHIIGGADYAGKGWMMLMSALAAGRGISLPSMGCAAIAFSAHTTGAYARIRQQFNLPIGKFGGVQARMGRLAADAYAMDAARHLTCAGLDEGRALSVISAIMKAHATFKMREALNDAMDVHSGKAVIDGPLNYLLPLYRAVPIGITVEGANIVTRSLIIFGQGSIRAHPHMLDNMLALQMEDEAKSLEAFDKSLWAHVGHTTKTLFRAWGRALTGGRFAPAPDAGAATPIYRELARWSAAYALTADFLFLTLGGALKREEMISGRMGDILSEMYILSAALKRWEDEGRQQADLPLLQFAAADGFSRIQAALDGVIANLPARWAAWVLRALTLPGMGRRGPNDTLTEECSALIYAPSATRDRITGRLFQGGEGDGIDLLNRCYVKVVEMEPVMKRLRDAKKTPLEARQAGLISDAEMTELAAMNDLVTKVVAVDDYTPEALAYYFPDLDAPRDDPDENTNPREAAE; via the coding sequence ATGAAAAACCTGCGCACCGACCTGCTCACCAAACCAATTTACCGTTGGGCCAAGAAAGCCCTGCCCGCGTTGTCCCAGACCGAAAGCGAAGCGCTCACCGCTGGCGAAGTCTGGTGGGAGGCGGAGCTTTTCTCCGGTAATCCTGATTGGTCCAAGTTGCAGGCGGTCAAGGCGCCCCGCCTTAGCGCAGAGGAGCAAACATTCTTTGACGGTCCGGTGCAAGAGTTCTGCGCCATGATCGACGATTGGAAAATAAACCACGAAGCCGCGGATCTGCCCCCGGAGGCGTGGGCCTTTCTACGCGACAAGAAATTCTTCGGCATGATCATCCCTAAATCCCATGGTGGTTTGGGGTTTTCAGCCTTCGCCCACTCCGAGGTGGTACGCTTTATCTCGTCGCGCTCTGTTGCTGCGGCGGTCACCGTGATGGTGCCCAATTCCCTCGGTCCCGGTGAGCTGCTGCATCAATTCGGCACGGAGGCGCAGAAGGATCACTGGCTTCCACGGCTTGCGGATGGGCGCGAGCTGCCTGCCTTTGGCCTCACCAGCGCCGAGGCCGGCTCGGACGCGTCGGCCATGGTGGATGAGGGAGTGATTGAAAAAGGGATGTGGCAAGGCGAAGAGGTGCTGGGCATACGCCTTAATTGGGCGAAACGCTACATTACCCTCGCTCCGGTTTGCACGGTTCTTGGCCTTGCCTTTCAACTGCGCGACCCCGACAGCTTGTTGGGGGATACGCCTGACATTGGCATTACCTGCGCGCTTGTTCCGACTGATCTGGCGGGCGTGGAGACGGGCCGGCGTCACCTGCCATCCTCTACCATGTTCATGAACGGGCCGACGACCGGTAAGGACGTATTCATCCCGCTCGACCACATTATTGGTGGGGCAGACTACGCGGGAAAGGGCTGGATGATGCTGATGTCGGCCCTGGCCGCTGGCAGAGGTATCTCTTTGCCGTCAATGGGTTGCGCCGCCATCGCTTTCTCCGCACATACCACAGGTGCCTATGCCCGCATTCGCCAGCAGTTCAACTTGCCAATTGGTAAATTCGGCGGGGTGCAAGCGCGGATGGGGCGGCTTGCGGCAGACGCCTATGCGATGGACGCCGCCCGCCATTTAACCTGCGCTGGCTTGGATGAAGGCCGTGCGCTTTCCGTCATTTCGGCCATCATGAAAGCCCACGCGACCTTTAAAATGCGCGAGGCGCTGAATGACGCGATGGATGTGCATTCTGGCAAAGCTGTGATCGACGGGCCGCTCAACTACTTGCTGCCACTCTACCGCGCGGTACCAATTGGCATCACGGTCGAGGGCGCGAATATTGTCACCCGCAGCCTGATCATTTTCGGCCAAGGGTCTATCCGTGCGCATCCGCATATGCTCGACAATATGCTGGCATTGCAGATGGAGGATGAAGCCAAGTCTCTTGAGGCTTTTGATAAGTCTCTCTGGGCGCATGTGGGGCACACCACCAAAACGCTGTTCCGCGCTTGGGGCCGTGCACTGACGGGCGGACGTTTCGCCCCTGCCCCTGATGCAGGCGCTGCGACGCCGATTTACCGCGAGCTTGCGCGCTGGTCGGCGGCCTATGCGCTAACGGCGGATTTCCTTTTCCTCACTCTTGGCGGCGCACTGAAGCGCGAAGAGATGATCTCAGGCCGGATGGGCGATATCCTATCTGAAATGTATATCCTGTCGGCCGCGCTTAAGCGGTGGGAAGACGAAGGCCGTCAACAAGCCGATCTGCCGCTGCTGCAATTTGCAGCCGCCGACGGCTTTTCACGCATACAAGCAGCGCTCGATGGGGTGATCGCCAATCTGCCAGCCCGCTGGGCCGCGTGGGTGTTGCGTGCCCTGACGCTGCCGGGCATGGGCCGCCGTGGGCCGAACGACACGCTGACCGAAGAATGTAGTGCGTTGATCTATGCCCCCTCGGCCACCCGTGACCGCATCACCGGGCGGCTCTTTCAAGGTGGCGAAGGTGATGGAATTGATCTGCTTAATCGCTGCTATGTCAAAGTGGTCGAGATGGAGCCGGTGATGAAACGCCTGCGCGACGCGAAAAAGACACCGTTGGAAGCACGGCAAGCAGGGCTCATCAGCGACGCTGAAATGACCGAACTTGCTGCCATGAACGACCTCGTGACCAAAGTGGTCGCCGTGGATGACTATACGCCCGAAGCGCTGGCTTATTACTTCCCCGACCTAGATGCGCCGCGAGATGATCCTGACGAAAACACCAACCCGAGAGAGGCCGCCGAATGA
- a CDS encoding alpha/beta fold hydrolase, with protein sequence MTFPRFRFVPVMDHEIHVTEWGDPTKPSLMMLHGLARTGRDFDEVAAALSDHFHVLCPDMIGRGLSSWSRNPEAEYSVEYYAGIATDVMDHYQIDCATWFGTSLGGMIGMHIASGHDADRISALVVNDISPELPSEAVDRILSYVGSLPDFTTFNEGEAWLRDTYAPFGPAADVFWQRMARTSLRRRGDGNLTLHYDPRITVQFTASAHELSTWDRWARITTPTHLLRGSKSDLLLPEAAKRMTQSGPRPGLTIFPDCGHAPNISNPTDIAELRHILREMLGKIET encoded by the coding sequence ATGACCTTCCCTCGTTTCCGCTTTGTCCCTGTGATGGACCACGAGATTCACGTTACCGAATGGGGCGACCCGACCAAGCCCTCCCTGATGATGTTGCACGGCCTGGCCCGTACGGGCCGCGATTTTGATGAGGTCGCAGCGGCGTTATCGGATCATTTCCATGTGCTTTGCCCCGATATGATCGGACGCGGATTGTCGAGTTGGTCGCGCAACCCAGAGGCAGAATATTCGGTCGAATACTATGCCGGCATCGCGACAGATGTGATGGACCACTACCAAATCGACTGCGCAACATGGTTTGGCACGTCGCTGGGCGGTATGATCGGGATGCACATCGCCTCGGGCCATGACGCAGACCGGATCAGCGCCTTGGTGGTGAACGACATCAGCCCCGAATTGCCCAGCGAGGCCGTCGACCGGATTTTATCTTATGTCGGCAGCCTGCCGGACTTCACGACCTTTAACGAAGGCGAGGCGTGGCTGCGCGACACCTACGCCCCCTTTGGCCCGGCAGCCGACGTTTTTTGGCAGCGCATGGCGCGAACATCTTTGCGCCGCCGTGGTGATGGGAACCTCACCCTGCATTATGACCCTCGCATAACCGTGCAATTCACAGCTTCGGCGCATGAACTTTCGACGTGGGACCGCTGGGCCCGGATCACCACGCCCACGCATCTTCTGCGCGGTTCCAAATCGGACCTGCTGCTGCCCGAAGCCGCCAAGCGCATGACCCAAAGCGGCCCGCGCCCTGGCCTCACTATTTTCCCCGATTGCGGCCATGCGCCAAACATTTCCAACCCCACGGACATCGCAGAGCTTCGCCATATTTTGCGAGAGATGTTGGGCAAGATCGAAACATAG
- a CDS encoding fumarylacetoacetate hydrolase family protein, whose protein sequence is MRLMRYGARDGAKTPVVLDAAGQARDVSSLVADFTPETIETLRQTLDGVDLEGLPLFEAQGQRIAAPVSQPRNIWGIGLNYSDHAAEAGMQVPTEPILFNKASRSYCGPNDPLFYSKGMTKLDWEVELGVVIGRTALNVSRDEALDYVLGYCVVNDVSERAWQAERGGQWVKGKSFPNFCPTGPVLVTGDELGDAGKLSLWTDINDERLQDGTTEKMVFDVATIISYMSEFIQLEPGDLICTGTPPGVGMGFKPPRYLNPGDRVRLGVEGLGEQEQVVERLSES, encoded by the coding sequence ATGCGATTGATGCGATACGGGGCGCGCGACGGGGCGAAGACGCCAGTGGTGCTGGATGCGGCAGGGCAGGCACGTGATGTCTCAAGCCTTGTGGCCGATTTCACACCCGAGACCATTGAGACATTGCGCCAAACGCTGGACGGCGTCGATCTGGAGGGGTTGCCGCTGTTTGAGGCTCAGGGGCAGCGCATTGCCGCACCCGTAAGCCAGCCGCGCAACATCTGGGGGATTGGGCTGAATTATTCCGACCACGCGGCGGAAGCTGGGATGCAGGTGCCGACCGAGCCGATCCTTTTTAACAAAGCCAGCCGCAGCTATTGCGGGCCAAATGATCCACTATTTTACAGCAAGGGGATGACCAAGCTTGATTGGGAGGTCGAGTTGGGTGTGGTTATCGGACGCACGGCGCTGAACGTCAGCCGCGACGAAGCACTGGATTATGTGCTGGGCTATTGCGTTGTAAATGACGTGTCAGAGCGCGCGTGGCAGGCCGAGCGGGGCGGCCAATGGGTCAAAGGCAAAAGCTTTCCCAATTTTTGCCCCACAGGGCCGGTTTTGGTAACGGGCGATGAGCTGGGCGATGCAGGCAAGCTGTCCCTTTGGACAGATATCAATGACGAACGGCTACAGGACGGCACGACCGAAAAGATGGTCTTTGATGTGGCGACGATCATCTCCTACATGTCTGAATTCATTCAGCTAGAGCCGGGCGATCTGATCTGCACGGGCACGCCGCCCGGCGTGGGCATGGGGTTCAAACCGCCCCGCTACCTTAATCCGGGCGACCGAGTGCGTCTGGGTGTCGAAGGCTTGGGTGAGCAAGAGCAGGTGGTGGAACGGCTATCCGAAAGCTGA
- a CDS encoding acetyl-CoA C-acetyltransferase codes for MTHHKAQRVFLVDGARTPFMKARQGPGPFTPVDLAVQAGRPLLARQNFDRAAFDLVILGCVNVIADEMNPARVAALRLGLGEQTVAFTVQINCGSGMQSIDTAYRYIRDGSHQMILAGGAEALSHAPLVLRQSAVEWFGRMNAAKGPMDMARAMTGLRPEFFKPVIGLERGLTDPITELNMGQTAEVLAHRFGIDRAMADTYAMESHHRLAAAQNNGRLTDEVMPAFDRDGTVYDHDDGVRPDSDMESLSKLNPVFEKPHGKVTAGNSSQITDGASWVIVASERAVEAHGLTPLAEITDSEWAALDPSIMGLSPVLSATPIAQRHGLELNDIGLWELNEAFAAQVLSCVAAWNDEDFCRNVLGYDAAFGRIDRDRLNVDGGAISLGHPVGTSGNRIVLHLANAMKARGAKRGIATECIGGGLGGAMMLEAVT; via the coding sequence ATGACCCATCACAAAGCGCAGCGCGTCTTTCTGGTCGATGGCGCCCGGACCCCATTCATGAAGGCACGCCAAGGCCCCGGCCCCTTTACCCCTGTTGATCTGGCCGTGCAGGCCGGGCGCCCCCTGCTAGCCCGCCAAAACTTTGACCGCGCAGCATTCGATTTAGTCATTCTCGGTTGCGTCAACGTGATTGCGGATGAGATGAACCCTGCCCGCGTCGCCGCACTGCGGTTGGGATTGGGGGAGCAAACTGTCGCCTTTACCGTACAGATAAACTGCGGCTCTGGCATGCAGAGCATCGACACCGCATACCGATACATTCGCGACGGCAGCCATCAGATGATCCTTGCTGGCGGCGCTGAGGCGTTAAGCCATGCCCCCTTGGTGCTGCGTCAGTCAGCGGTGGAATGGTTCGGTCGGATGAATGCCGCCAAGGGACCGATGGATATGGCCCGCGCTATGACCGGCCTACGACCGGAGTTTTTCAAACCCGTTATTGGGCTGGAGCGCGGCCTGACCGACCCGATTACAGAGCTTAACATGGGCCAAACAGCTGAGGTGTTGGCGCATCGGTTCGGGATCGACCGTGCGATGGCAGATACCTACGCGATGGAAAGCCACCACCGCCTCGCTGCAGCGCAAAACAATGGGCGACTGACAGATGAAGTCATGCCTGCCTTTGACCGCGATGGCACCGTCTATGACCACGACGACGGCGTGCGCCCCGACAGTGATATGGAGAGCCTTTCCAAACTGAACCCGGTTTTCGAAAAGCCCCATGGCAAGGTAACCGCGGGGAATTCCAGCCAGATTACCGACGGTGCAAGCTGGGTCATTGTCGCCTCTGAACGCGCGGTAGAGGCGCATGGGCTGACGCCCCTGGCCGAGATCACCGACAGCGAATGGGCGGCACTTGATCCGTCGATCATGGGGTTGAGCCCCGTACTGTCCGCTACCCCCATTGCGCAACGGCATGGGCTGGAGTTGAACGACATCGGCCTATGGGAATTGAACGAGGCCTTTGCCGCACAGGTGCTTTCCTGCGTGGCCGCATGGAACGACGAAGACTTTTGCCGCAATGTGCTGGGCTATGACGCGGCCTTTGGCCGGATCGACCGTGACAGGCTGAATGTCGATGGAGGGGCAATCTCACTTGGTCATCCGGTCGGCACCAGCGGCAACCGGATCGTGTTGCATCTGGCCAATGCCATGAAAGCGCGCGGTGCCAAACGGGGCATCGCCACGGAATGTATCGGCGGCGGGCTTGGCGGCGCAATGATGCTGGAGGCAGTGACATGA
- a CDS encoding sensor histidine kinase: MKNIRNALSRRATQIFILVALGGVVLGFGQRIETLSYQTYMQDLELDTTLELIEVRERIRADIFDQILKLRELATVVSENPTISQSEFSARATEFMADNQDVINIAVAPDLVVTIIHPLEPNRSVLGLDYRQNEAQRPKVEQAMESGEGLVTGPVDLVQGGRGLILRHPVFYSNGGPDVEANRPWGILSMVLDYDAFVARLQIPELAEKYDLAIRELSPTGEVEQTIIGDPNINLVNPIELDFNFAFGVWQLAATVKNGWPEHRPDFWLHWLLRLQGAAGVTIFAWYIMRLAENRKLAEERLRMGIEALDHGFVMYNAKGILVLCNEKYREIHDYSEVVKPGSSYEKIVRDSIRRGIVPDAVGKEEEWIRVWLEKRENGAFETEQRMPDGRIIRTSDRRMEDGSVVGLRIDVTDLKKALLTAEDANKAKTDFMGVLSHELRTPLTVILGHVRLARHFDRTPAARDLSTAIDADPQTRETLAPKLATTLSKLGDIMQTVERSGNHLLTLINEVLDFAKIDAGSLSITMEPVQIDDIVAPTVDQLRPMIEDKGLELKVKSATGVMLADGKRIQQILINLLSNATKFSDQGTISLTCRIRGEVVEFRVTDTGIGIPENELERVFEPFHQVDSTATRRFGGTGLGLAISRDIATAHGGSLVATSIIGKGSSFLLTLPLRPAIAVAAAEAREAEVA, from the coding sequence ATGAAAAATATTAGAAATGCGCTATCCCGGCGTGCGACACAGATTTTCATTCTGGTTGCATTGGGCGGTGTAGTCCTTGGCTTTGGTCAAAGGATCGAGACCCTTTCCTACCAGACCTACATGCAGGATCTGGAGCTTGATACCACATTGGAATTGATCGAAGTGCGTGAGCGGATCCGCGCAGACATTTTCGACCAAATCCTCAAACTGCGCGAATTGGCCACGGTCGTTAGCGAGAACCCCACGATCAGCCAATCCGAGTTCAGCGCCCGCGCGACAGAGTTCATGGCCGACAATCAAGACGTTATAAACATCGCCGTCGCCCCTGACCTGGTTGTTACGATCATCCACCCCCTTGAGCCCAACCGAAGCGTGCTGGGCCTAGATTATCGCCAAAACGAGGCGCAGCGGCCCAAGGTCGAACAGGCCATGGAGAGTGGCGAAGGGCTGGTCACCGGGCCGGTTGATCTGGTCCAAGGCGGTCGCGGATTGATCTTGCGGCACCCGGTTTTCTATTCAAACGGCGGCCCAGATGTCGAAGCAAATCGGCCTTGGGGCATTTTGTCCATGGTTCTTGATTATGACGCCTTCGTCGCACGGCTGCAAATTCCCGAATTGGCCGAGAAATACGATCTGGCCATTCGCGAACTGAGCCCGACAGGCGAGGTTGAGCAGACGATCATCGGCGATCCGAACATAAATTTGGTCAACCCGATTGAGCTTGATTTCAACTTTGCCTTTGGGGTTTGGCAATTGGCCGCCACCGTTAAAAACGGCTGGCCCGAGCATCGCCCCGATTTCTGGCTACACTGGCTCCTGCGCTTGCAAGGTGCGGCGGGGGTAACCATTTTTGCGTGGTATATCATGCGATTGGCCGAAAACCGCAAACTGGCCGAAGAACGTCTGCGTATGGGAATCGAAGCGCTCGACCATGGGTTTGTCATGTATAATGCCAAGGGTATCTTGGTGCTTTGCAATGAGAAATACCGTGAAATTCACGATTATAGCGAGGTGGTAAAGCCCGGATCCTCCTACGAGAAAATCGTCCGTGACAGCATCCGCCGTGGCATTGTGCCCGATGCTGTCGGCAAAGAAGAGGAATGGATCCGCGTCTGGCTGGAAAAGCGCGAAAACGGTGCATTTGAAACCGAGCAGCGGATGCCCGATGGCCGCATCATCCGCACCTCAGACCGGCGTATGGAAGACGGCAGTGTTGTTGGCCTGCGGATTGATGTGACTGATCTGAAAAAAGCACTGCTGACAGCTGAGGATGCGAACAAGGCCAAAACCGACTTTATGGGTGTCCTCAGCCACGAACTGCGTACACCGCTGACCGTCATTCTGGGCCATGTGCGGCTTGCGCGGCATTTCGACCGCACCCCGGCGGCACGCGACCTCAGCACCGCCATCGATGCCGATCCGCAAACACGTGAAACACTCGCCCCGAAACTTGCGACCACGCTTAGCAAGCTGGGCGACATCATGCAGACGGTTGAGCGTTCTGGCAATCATCTGCTGACCTTGATCAACGAAGTGCTCGACTTTGCCAAGATCGACGCAGGCAGCCTGTCGATCACGATGGAGCCCGTCCAAATCGACGACATCGTCGCCCCCACCGTCGATCAGTTGCGCCCGATGATCGAAGACAAAGGGCTAGAGCTAAAGGTAAAATCGGCCACCGGCGTGATGTTGGCCGATGGCAAGCGCATCCAGCAAATTTTGATTAACCTGTTGAGCAACGCGACGAAGTTCTCTGACCAAGGCACCATCTCACTGACCTGCCGCATCCGCGGGGAAGTGGTTGAATTTCGCGTCACGGATACCGGCATCGGCATCCCCGAAAACGAGCTGGAGCGCGTTTTTGAGCCTTTCCATCAGGTCGATTCCACCGCCACGCGTCGTTTTGGCGGCACTGGGCTAGGGCTTGCCATCTCGCGCGATATTGCCACGGCCCACGGCGGCAGCCTTGTCGCGACAAGCATAATCGGCAAAGGCAGCAGTTTCCTGCTGACCCTGCCCCTGCGCCCCGCAATTGCCGTGGCCGCCGCCGAAGCACGAGAGGCCGAGGTGGCGTAA
- a CDS encoding branched-chain amino acid ABC transporter permease yields MQTKSTYGTIAVKTAVLQIAALLLFAPFLFQDVRALEVAARICIFIVLVASYDLLIGYTGIVSFAHTMFFGFGAYGAAISLREMGPGWDAVALGAVAGVLVSLIVATAVGLLSLRVKAIFFAMITLATASVALVLASQLSQFTGGEDGITYRAPDLFKTATKLMVDEDGKVVRLFGVKLNGKLAAYYFVFFTSLALFLLMLRVVAAPLGSVLKAIRENEARAEAIGYRVVAYRTFVFCLSAAVASLAGTIYAVWLKYTGPDTTLSFAIMIDILLMVVIGGMGTMWGAVVGAVLMVMAQYYLRDLMGAAAEATASLPLLPELLDPDRWLFWLGIIFILLVYFFPRGITGTIMQKGAR; encoded by the coding sequence ATGCAGACCAAATCCACCTATGGCACCATCGCCGTGAAAACCGCCGTGTTGCAGATCGCCGCCCTGCTGCTGTTTGCGCCCTTCCTGTTTCAAGACGTACGCGCGCTGGAGGTGGCAGCCCGCATCTGTATCTTCATCGTGCTGGTGGCAAGCTATGACCTTTTGATCGGGTACACTGGCATCGTCAGTTTTGCCCACACGATGTTCTTCGGCTTTGGTGCCTACGGTGCTGCCATTTCTTTGCGTGAAATGGGACCGGGCTGGGATGCCGTGGCCTTGGGCGCTGTCGCCGGGGTGTTGGTCTCGCTTATCGTGGCGACGGCGGTCGGTCTTCTGAGCCTGCGGGTCAAGGCGATCTTCTTTGCGATGATTACACTGGCCACGGCCTCAGTCGCGCTGGTGCTGGCCTCGCAACTGTCGCAGTTCACCGGCGGCGAAGACGGCATCACCTACCGCGCGCCAGACCTGTTCAAGACTGCGACAAAACTGATGGTGGACGAGGACGGCAAGGTGGTGCGCCTCTTCGGTGTGAAACTGAACGGCAAGCTTGCGGCCTACTACTTCGTCTTCTTCACCTCGCTCGCCTTGTTCCTGCTGATGCTGCGTGTCGTGGCGGCGCCGCTTGGCTCGGTCCTTAAAGCCATCCGCGAGAACGAAGCCCGCGCCGAAGCCATCGGCTACCGTGTCGTGGCTTACCGCACTTTCGTCTTCTGCCTGTCGGCTGCTGTCGCGTCATTGGCGGGAACGATCTATGCTGTTTGGCTCAAGTACACCGGGCCGGACACCACGCTTAGTTTTGCAATCATGATCGACATTCTGTTGATGGTGGTGATCGGCGGCATGGGCACGATGTGGGGCGCGGTTGTTGGCGCGGTGCTGATGGTCATGGCGCAATACTACCTGCGCGACCTTATGGGCGCTGCCGCCGAGGCAACCGCAAGCCTTCCCCTCCTGCCCGAGCTGCTTGACCCTGATCGCTGGCTCTTTTGGCTTGGCATCATCTTTATCCTGCTGGTCTATTTCTTCCCTCGGGGGATCACTGGCACCATCATGCAAAAGGGTGCGCGCTGA
- a CDS encoding 3-hydroxyacyl-CoA dehydrogenase NAD-binding domain-containing protein, whose amino-acid sequence MTGHVLKYLGESKLELGAAEERKGNWRTGRDQEGILWLALDKADSSTNTISGDVLRELERHVSAAEEDLPHAVVIRSAKPGGFAAGADITGFAKMSDEGAGELLTQGHAVLDRLEKLSCPTICVVHGAALGAGFELALACDIRIAVPGASFAFPEVQLGLHPGLGGTFRLPALIDSTEAMTMMLSGKTAHTKRAKTLGIVDEIVEERHVAAAVRAFAKTGIERAEPGLKTRALGLEQARTLLARQMRNRTEERAPADHYPAPHALIELWEEHGTDRRTMQRGEIRSFANLLKTPSSKNLRRVFFLRQKLKDTARGDDDIAHVHVIGAGTMGAEIAAMTAIRGKRVSLSDLDTTALGRAIKQAAKLCEDKQLTNTKTRDALDRLMPDPNGYGISRADLVIEAAPERMEVKEKIYAELKAQMKEGAILASNTSSLSIDDLSAHAPDKTRFAGLHFFNPVAKIPLVEVVVGTDTDTQTADRLAAFCGAIGKLPAQVGDYPGFVVNRILTPYLMEAMVLMDEGVPKEVIDSAALRFGMPMGPVTLADQVGLDIGLHVAESLRDRLDKPMAEITDMLQARVEQGDLGRKTGRGFYDWSDGSPHPDSEEHGPADLTDRLILPMLNAAVEVLGQGVAKDADQIDAAMIFATGWAPFRGGPLQYARTRGTRDVSDRLRALAKAHGPRFEPDEGWQGFN is encoded by the coding sequence ATGACTGGGCATGTGTTAAAGTATTTGGGCGAAAGCAAACTCGAACTCGGTGCGGCAGAGGAGCGCAAGGGGAACTGGCGCACGGGCCGCGACCAAGAGGGCATTCTGTGGCTCGCGCTCGATAAAGCGGACAGCAGCACCAACACGATCTCTGGCGATGTGCTGCGTGAACTAGAGCGCCATGTCTCTGCCGCTGAAGAGGACCTGCCTCATGCCGTGGTAATCCGTTCGGCCAAGCCGGGTGGCTTTGCTGCCGGGGCGGATATCACCGGTTTTGCCAAAATGAGCGATGAGGGCGCGGGGGAACTGCTGACCCAAGGCCATGCAGTTCTGGACCGGCTTGAAAAACTCTCTTGCCCGACAATTTGTGTGGTCCACGGCGCAGCACTTGGTGCGGGCTTTGAATTGGCGCTTGCTTGCGACATTCGCATCGCGGTGCCGGGCGCATCTTTCGCCTTTCCTGAAGTGCAGCTTGGTCTTCACCCCGGCCTTGGCGGCACGTTCCGCCTGCCCGCATTGATCGACTCGACCGAAGCGATGACCATGATGCTGAGCGGGAAAACCGCCCATACCAAACGCGCCAAGACACTGGGGATCGTTGATGAAATCGTCGAAGAACGCCACGTCGCCGCCGCTGTTCGCGCGTTTGCCAAGACTGGGATAGAACGGGCGGAACCGGGGCTGAAAACCCGTGCGCTCGGGTTGGAACAGGCGCGCACTCTGCTTGCACGGCAAATGCGCAACCGCACCGAAGAACGCGCCCCCGCAGACCACTACCCTGCGCCACATGCGCTGATCGAACTTTGGGAAGAGCACGGTACCGACCGCAGAACCATGCAGCGCGGAGAGATCCGGTCGTTCGCTAACCTTCTGAAAACGCCCAGTTCCAAGAACCTCCGCCGTGTCTTTTTCTTACGGCAGAAGCTGAAAGACACGGCACGCGGTGACGATGATATAGCCCATGTGCATGTGATCGGCGCTGGCACCATGGGAGCTGAGATTGCCGCCATGACCGCGATCCGTGGCAAGCGCGTCAGTCTGAGCGATCTAGATACCACCGCCCTTGGTCGCGCCATCAAACAGGCGGCCAAGCTCTGCGAAGACAAACAGCTGACCAACACCAAAACGCGCGATGCCCTTGACCGATTGATGCCAGACCCCAATGGCTATGGCATTTCCCGCGCTGACCTGGTGATCGAGGCGGCCCCAGAACGCATGGAGGTCAAAGAGAAAATCTACGCCGAATTGAAGGCGCAGATGAAAGAGGGCGCGATCCTTGCATCCAATACGTCTAGCCTCTCAATTGACGATCTCAGCGCCCACGCCCCTGACAAAACCCGGTTTGCGGGGCTGCATTTCTTTAACCCCGTCGCAAAAATCCCGCTTGTCGAAGTGGTGGTCGGGACTGACACAGATACGCAAACCGCCGATCGTTTGGCGGCCTTCTGTGGCGCCATTGGCAAGCTGCCGGCCCAGGTTGGCGATTATCCCGGTTTCGTGGTGAACCGCATCCTAACCCCCTATCTTATGGAGGCGATGGTGCTGATGGATGAGGGCGTGCCGAAAGAGGTGATCGACAGCGCCGCCTTGCGGTTTGGCATGCCAATGGGGCCGGTAACACTGGCCGACCAGGTGGGGCTCGACATCGGATTGCATGTGGCCGAAAGCCTGCGCGATCGGCTTGATAAACCAATGGCTGAGATCACCGATATGCTGCAGGCGCGCGTCGAACAGGGTGATTTAGGCCGCAAAACGGGGCGTGGCTTTTATGATTGGTCCGACGGATCGCCACATCCCGATAGCGAAGAGCATGGCCCCGCGGACCTGACCGACCGGCTGATCTTGCCAATGCTGAACGCCGCTGTCGAAGTGCTGGGCCAAGGGGTCGCCAAAGACGCAGATCAAATCGATGCCGCGATGATCTTCGCCACCGGCTGGGCCCCCTTTCGTGGCGGCCCGCTGCAGTACGCCCGCACCCGCGGCACACGCGACGTGAGCGACCGACTGCGCGCTCTCGCCAAGGCGCACGGCCCGCGGTTTGAGCCCGATGAGGGTTGGCAAGGGTTCAATTGA